In a single window of the Panthera leo isolate Ple1 chromosome A1, P.leo_Ple1_pat1.1, whole genome shotgun sequence genome:
- the RNF187 gene encoding E3 ubiquitin-protein ligase RNF187 codes for MRVERLLEEGWSTSLPGPGRGRAHRCLDLLGESVAAGTPKEEERAPLPGLCNGSTAARIPRSEAHLCQDPAWRAPLPGPCVGRPAVPAPRVPVAILVHVLGSPAVFSIPVPGLRRVSGRPRPHFLVTVPPPAPFPRASAAAALALPAEAACALCQRAPREPVRADCGHRFCRACVVRFWAEEDGPFPCPECADDCWQRAVEPGRPPLSRRLLALEEAAAAPARDGPASEAALQLLCRADGGPLCAACRMAAGPEPPEWEPRWRKALRGKENKGSVEIMRKDLNDARDLHGQAESAAAVWKGHVMDRRKKALTDYKKLRAFFAEEEERFLQEADKEEGSAEDEDTDPAERFGSLLQAVSELERRHRNLGLSMLLQ; via the exons ATGCGTGTAGAGCGGTTGCTTGAGG AGGGGTGGAGTACATCGCTGCCAGGACCCGGGAGGGGCCGCGCGCACCGCTGCCTGGACCTTCTCGGGGAGAGCGTTGCTGCCGGGACTCCGAAGGAGGAGGAGCGCGCACCCCTGCCAGGACTTTGTAACGGGAGCACGGCTGCCAGGATCCCAAGGAGTGAAGCACACCTCTGCCAGGACCCTGCGTGGAGGGCACCGCTGCCAGGACCCTGCGTGGGGCGCCCCGCTGTCCCCGCCCCGCGCGTCCCAGTCGCCATCCTGGTCCACGTCCTAGGCTCTCCGGCCGTGTTCTCCATCCCCGTCCCCGGTCTCCGCCGCGTCTCGGGCCGGCCTCGCCCGCACTTCCTGGTCACCGTCCCTCCGCCCGCGCCCTTCCCGAgggcctccgccgccgccgccctggCGCTGCCCGCCGAGGCCGCCTGCGCCCTGTGCCAGCGCGCGCCGCGAGAGCCGGTGCGCGCCGACTGCGGCCACCGATTCTGCCGGGCGTGCGTGGTGCGCTTCTGGGCCGAGGAGGACGGGCCCTTCCCGTGCCCCGAGTGCGCCGACGACTGCTGGCAGCGCGCCGTGGAGCCCGGCCGCCCGCCGCTCAGCCGCCGGCTGCTGGCGCTCGAGGAGGCGGCCGCTGCGCCCGCGCGAGACGGCCCGGCCTCCGAAGCGGCGCTGCAGCTGCTGTGCCGCGCCGACGGGGGCCCGCTGTGCGCCGCCTGCCGCATGGCCGCGGGGCCCGAGCCGCCAGAGTGGGAGCCGCGCTGGAGGAAGGCGCTGCGCGGCAAG GAGAACAAGGGTTCTGTGGAGATCATGCGGAAAGACCTGAATGACGCCCGGGACCTGCATGGTCAGGCTGAGTCTGCTGCTGCCGTTTGGAAG GGACACGTGATGGACCGCAGGAAGAAGGCCCTGACCGACTACAAGAAGCTTCGGGCCTTCTTTGCCGAGGAGGAGGAGCGTTTCCTGCAGGAGGCGGATAAAGAGGAGGGGTCCGCAGAGGACGAGGACACAGACCCGGCCGAGCGCTTTGGGTCACTGCTGCAGGCTGTCTCGGAGCTGGAGAGGAGGCACCGCAACCTGGGGCTCAGCATGCTGCTTCAG TGA